A stretch of the Rhizobium sullae genome encodes the following:
- the otnI gene encoding 2-oxo-tetronate isomerase yields the protein MPKFSANLSFLYQDLPFLDRFAAAARDGFGALEYLGPYAEPKEKVADALKASGLKQALFNVPSGDWAGGERGIACLPDRVEEFRAGISLALDYAKVLDCRQVNVISGLVPEGADLEMLEKVLVGNLKNAAARCADAGIKLLIEPINLRDIPGFFLSSTAHAERILEKAGSDNLYIQYDFYHMQIMQGDLIPTFVRLKEKIAHVQIADNPGRGEPGTGEINYGFTLSELDRLGYDGWVGCEYRPKAGTREGLGWMKPYLT from the coding sequence GTGCCGAAATTCTCCGCCAATCTTTCGTTCCTCTATCAGGATTTGCCCTTCCTCGACCGCTTCGCCGCAGCGGCCAGGGATGGCTTCGGAGCGCTCGAATATCTCGGTCCCTATGCCGAGCCGAAGGAAAAGGTTGCAGATGCCTTGAAGGCAAGCGGCCTGAAACAGGCGCTCTTCAACGTGCCGTCTGGCGACTGGGCCGGCGGCGAGCGTGGCATCGCCTGTCTGCCGGACCGCGTGGAGGAGTTCCGCGCCGGCATCTCGCTTGCTCTCGATTATGCCAAGGTGCTCGATTGCAGACAGGTCAATGTCATTTCCGGCCTGGTGCCGGAAGGTGCCGATCTCGAAATGCTGGAGAAAGTGCTTGTCGGCAATCTCAAAAACGCTGCGGCGCGCTGTGCCGACGCCGGCATCAAGCTCTTGATCGAGCCGATCAACCTGCGCGACATTCCGGGTTTCTTCCTGTCGAGCACGGCACATGCCGAGCGCATCCTCGAAAAAGCCGGCTCGGACAATCTCTACATCCAGTATGATTTCTACCACATGCAGATCATGCAGGGAGACCTGATCCCGACCTTCGTCCGGCTCAAGGAGAAGATCGCCCATGTGCAGATCGCCGACAATCCGGGCCGGGGCGAGCCCGGCACGGGCGAAATCAACTATGGTTTTACTCTCTCCGAACTCGACCGCCTGGGTTACGACGGTTGGGTGGGCTGCGAGTATAGGCCGAAGGCCGGCACCCGCGAGGGCCTCGGATGGATGAAGCCTTACCTAACGTGA